A genomic window from Flintibacter sp. KGMB00164 includes:
- a CDS encoding McrC family protein, whose product MKQYTIREYMGFTRNGPPRAGMISLPEHAFDQLEQFILSNRDTNSGAEPLELMSLSARPGLGKVITAKNYVGVVTTRDGTEIEILPKLTLAKDNSDQAVRKVFLTMLRTVQEAPFKTFRTAHLNTSRMRLLDLFVRMFLDETHRLIQRGLKSDYMVKQDNKTCVRGKIAFSEHIRKNLLHRERIFVEYDVFSVDCPENRLVKSTALYLQRHTTDVQNRKDLRIVLSVMEQVPVSKNVEQDFQRCGQSRSMADYQRLLELCRVFLQGKSFTTFSGGQAALALLFPMERIFESYVAAVLRRQLDSKQYRVHVQAKGKYLFELPRKQFALRPDLVIEDLNSGDRTVLDTKWKLLSPQWHNYGISQADMYQMYAYQKEYQAKQTVLLYPNCEAMSGQESPLCYSSPSGSLVRVETLRLDSPIAMAEAVKQLLDL is encoded by the coding sequence TTGAAACAATATACCATTCGGGAATACATGGGGTTTACCCGCAATGGACCGCCGCGGGCAGGCATGATCTCTTTGCCAGAACACGCTTTCGATCAGCTGGAGCAGTTTATTTTATCCAATCGGGACACAAATTCTGGTGCTGAACCGCTGGAGTTGATGAGCCTGAGCGCAAGGCCCGGTTTGGGTAAGGTAATTACTGCGAAAAATTATGTGGGTGTCGTTACCACCAGAGACGGAACAGAGATTGAAATTCTGCCCAAACTGACGCTGGCAAAGGACAACAGTGACCAAGCTGTCCGAAAGGTGTTTCTCACCATGCTGCGAACGGTCCAGGAGGCTCCGTTCAAGACATTTCGCACCGCCCACCTGAATACTTCCCGTATGCGCTTGCTGGATCTTTTTGTGCGCATGTTTTTGGACGAGACCCATCGGCTAATTCAACGCGGCTTAAAATCGGATTATATGGTAAAACAGGACAACAAAACTTGTGTCCGTGGAAAAATCGCATTCTCGGAGCATATCCGAAAGAATCTGCTGCACCGGGAACGAATCTTCGTGGAGTACGATGTATTCAGCGTGGATTGCCCGGAAAACCGCTTGGTCAAGTCCACAGCGCTCTACTTGCAGCGGCACACTACGGATGTACAAAACCGCAAGGATCTGCGGATCGTGTTATCCGTCATGGAGCAAGTTCCGGTGTCCAAAAATGTAGAGCAGGATTTTCAGAGATGTGGGCAATCCCGCTCCATGGCAGACTACCAGCGACTTCTGGAGTTGTGCCGGGTATTTTTGCAGGGAAAGAGTTTTACCACCTTTTCCGGCGGGCAGGCGGCCTTGGCCCTTCTGTTCCCCATGGAGCGGATTTTTGAGAGCTATGTGGCAGCAGTTCTGCGTCGGCAATTGGATTCCAAGCAATATCGTGTTCATGTGCAGGCAAAGGGGAAATATCTCTTTGAACTGCCCCGGAAGCAGTTTGCCCTGCGGCCGGATTTGGTCATTGAAGATTTGAATAGCGGCGATCGGACTGTATTGGATACCAAGTGGAAGCTACTATCTCCACAGTGGCACAATTATGGGATCTCACAGGCTGATATGTACCAGATGTACGCATACCAGAAGGAATATCAGGCGAAACAGACGGTATTGCTTTATCCGAATTGTGAAGCAATGTCAGGACAGGAAAGCCCTCTTTGCTATTCTTCTCCCAGTGGGAGCCTTGTCAGAGTAGAGACATTGCGTTTGGATTCTCCGATTGCGATGGCAGAAGCAGTAAAACAACTGCTGGATTTATGA
- a CDS encoding GDSL-type esterase/lipase family protein, producing the protein MMVICFGDSNTYGYDPRGYFGGRHDADCRWVDILATETRWTVYNMGQNGREIPSAAPAFPDDTDLLIVMLGTNDLLQGRSPEQAAERLERFLSSIPLDRSKILLIAPPPVTLGTWVPSKQLIDGSCAFAQLCRALAERMGIRFTNAGKWDIPLAYDGVHFTEQGHRAFAAGLLEELK; encoded by the coding sequence ATGATGGTCATCTGTTTCGGTGACTCCAACACCTACGGCTACGACCCGCGGGGCTATTTCGGCGGGCGGCATGACGCGGACTGCCGATGGGTAGACATCCTGGCTACGGAAACCAGGTGGACAGTCTATAATATGGGACAGAACGGCCGGGAGATCCCCTCTGCCGCTCCTGCTTTCCCAGATGACACCGACTTGCTGATCGTTATGCTGGGCACCAACGACCTGCTCCAGGGGCGTAGTCCCGAGCAGGCCGCTGAGAGATTGGAACGGTTCCTCTCAAGTATCCCTCTGGATCGAAGCAAGATCCTGCTGATCGCACCGCCGCCGGTGACCCTGGGAACGTGGGTACCAAGCAAGCAGCTCATTGACGGCTCCTGCGCCTTCGCCCAGCTCTGCCGGGCTCTGGCAGAGCGAATGGGCATCCGCTTTACCAACGCCGGAAAGTGGGACATCCCCCTGGCCTATGACGGCGTACACTTTACGGAGCAGGGCCACAGGGCCTTTGCCGCCGGACTTTTGGAGGAACTCAAATGA
- a CDS encoding rhodanese-like domain-containing protein: MKRMISLLLSLLLLAGCGRNTADGAYQQITQEDAKEMMDTQEVIILDVREQAEYDSGHIPGAVLLPVGTIDETTAAEVIPEKDSTVLVYCRSGNRSKTASSTLAELGYTNIYEFGGINTWPYETET, from the coding sequence ATGAAACGAATGATCTCCTTGCTGCTCTCCCTTCTGTTGCTGGCCGGATGCGGCAGGAATACCGCCGACGGCGCCTATCAGCAGATCACCCAGGAAGATGCCAAAGAGATGATGGACACACAGGAGGTCATCATCCTGGATGTCCGGGAACAGGCCGAATATGATAGCGGACATATCCCAGGTGCTGTTCTGTTGCCGGTGGGAACGATTGATGAAACTACCGCAGCCGAGGTGATTCCGGAGAAAGACTCCACGGTGCTGGTCTACTGCCGCAGTGGGAACCGGAGCAAGACCGCTTCCTCCACACTGGCCGAACTAGGGTACACCAATATCTATGAATTCGGTGGCATAAACACCTGGCCGTATGAGACGGAAACGTAA